From uncultured Desulfobacter sp.:
GAGGGTCTGGTTAACCTCTTCCCTGGTCATGTCATGTGTTGCAGCATCAATTTTTTTCCACTCCAGAGCCATATCGTGCCGTGCGGGATCCCACAGGGAGTCTAAATTTAACTGGGCGGCAAATCGCTGCTCCCTGTGATCAGACCGGTCGATGGCAGTGGCGGCGGCCTGACTGGATAGATGGTATATGTTCATGGCCCTATGCCTGCGAACCTGCATGGGCGTAGCCGACATGATTCTGTAGATGCCGGAAACAGAATCGGGAATCAAGTGGGATAAAATACCTGAAAAAAGACAGGGGCCATGTAAAATATTTTTGGAGATCTGTACTTTCAGGGCGGCCAGGCATTTTTTTCTGTCGTGGGTAAAATTGTCAAAAGGGATGTGTCTGCACTGGATGGTCCTGAAAATAAGGTCTGTTTTGAGATCATGTGCCTGGCCGGTTTGTTTTACCAGTACCGGATCTTCATATACAGTGCATTGATATAAGGCGGATAATGCGTCAATGAATCGGTAAGGGGCGGCATATATACCGCATGTAATGGCAATCAGGGTCATGTTCTCTAATTTGCTCAGCCAGTTTTAAGTTATCAACTAAAATCAGAATCACAGACAGCAAGGAGCATGCCATGCTTTAAATTTGTTTTTAAAACGAAGGGTTGGGTTTTCATGCGGAAAAAAAAGAATCAGGTTGGAACAATGTGAAACAAAATGAACGATACTTTTTGAAACGTTTTGAAACGCTATATCGAATTGCCTTCAACCATGCGGGTGAAAAGGATGTCTCCCGGGTTCAGGGTCTGACTCTGCCACCGTTCAAAGGCTTGGGGCCAGCGGCCGGAAACCCCGTCAAATACCTCAAGCTTTTTCCATTTTAAGAATTCATAATATTCATCTTCAATAGCACCGCAGATCAGGGTGTTGATTTCCTGAACCAGAAGGGTGTTGCATAATTCATCAGGGGAGGACCTGGGCAGCACAATAATTTTTTTGTCCTGGATGCCGGAACGTTTATCTGTTGTCAGAATGATGACTTCAGTGGTCAGGTCAAATCTGGGTACAATTTCTTCACCAAGTATAGGAATAGCTATCTTATGCAATCTCATAATTTTATTTTATCTGGTACGCCTTGATTTTCCGCCATAACGTGCTGCGGCTCATGTCAAGAATTTGCGCGGCTTTATTTTTTTTACCCCGGGATGTTTTCAACGCATCAATAATCATCTGCCGTTCCACCGAGGACCAGGTTTGTCCGGTTTCTACCGGTTGAGGGCGTGTAGAAATGGATAGTTGTTCCGATTGGGTATTGGGGACGTCC
This genomic window contains:
- a CDS encoding cytidylate kinase family protein; translation: MTLIAITCGIYAAPYRFIDALSALYQCTVYEDPVLVKQTGQAHDLKTDLIFRTIQCRHIPFDNFTHDRKKCLAALKVQISKNILHGPCLFSGILSHLIPDSVSGIYRIMSATPMQVRRHRAMNIYHLSSQAAATAIDRSDHREQRFAAQLNLDSLWDPARHDMALEWKKIDAATHDMTREEVNQTLEIIRPDIERSMENADKKLHAVDFNISSRVDAALAGLGHHLIIESDTGHVLVTLDRKIMNLARAQKEIMDLARAVPGVKSVKTKIGPNFYKDGIVRNLNLTTAFKRKN